A single Candidatus Hinthialibacter antarcticus DNA region contains:
- a CDS encoding transposase, protein EGTNNKIKTMKRQAYGFRDQEFFKLKIMAIHQCRYSFTG, encoded by the coding sequence CGAAGGAACCAACAACAAAATCAAAACCATGAAACGCCAAGCCTATGGATTTCGAGATCAAGAATTCTTTAAACTCAAAATCATGGCCATCCATCAATGTAGGTACTCATTTACCGGATGA